Part of the Notamacropus eugenii isolate mMacEug1 chromosome 5, mMacEug1.pri_v2, whole genome shotgun sequence genome is shown below.
CTTTTGACAAATCAAACAATCAATCATTAAAACATTTGCTCCAGGCATTGagtctggggatataaatacaaaagtgaaagcTTTCAAGGGACTTACAGTCTAACAAACAAAACATTTGAACCAAACCAACTAACACAGTAACTGCATTTGATGGCATCACCACATTCCACACCTCCCGTCCCCTACATCTCTATTGAGAGTGAAGAGGTCATCCTTGGCCTTTCTGGTGACTGCACTACTGGTGACTTTCTTTTAATACTAGCACTGGTCTCAGTGTAGCCTGCTGTTTCTGTTCCAGTCTCTTCTCCAGTCTCCCCTCCCACATCCCTGGTTCCAGAAGCttttcttccagattgtcttgagaGAAGGAGCTTGTAGGCAGCTGCTCTGTACTTTTTTGAAATGAGATTGTAAAGGATGGGGTTGATGGATGCACTCAGGTAGAAAAGCTGCAGAGCCACAATATTGAAGTACTGGGAGAAGTACATTGTCCTGGAATCTTTGGCGTTGATGTAAATGATCCTGCCAACATGAAAGGGCAACCAGCAAACTATGAATGCCAGAACCACCACCACTGcaaagagaaacagacacacaaaTGAACACAGTCTCTTGCAACACAATTTTGCTTCACTTAACATTCTTGGGCTTTATCCAGGGAGTAACCATTTGTTTCAAGAGCAACAACagaataaacaagagagagatGTTTCCAACCCAACTTCCATCTAGCGTGTAAAGCCAGCTTCAGTACATATGAGCTTTAATTAGGGTCACCAGTGGTGATgagtgacatttaaaaaatgtgataTCCAAAAAGGACAAAAGCCAGAAGTCGTTTTGGCAACCTTAATACCCCAAAAGTCTCCTCTCAGTTATTATAAAGATGGTTACTTTAATAGGTATCTGATTAAGAATGGAGCTGTACACCCTTGACCTTTAGAGCAATTCATCATGTGGATAGACTTGGGTTAGGGGTGGGGCTGGACAGAGGCACTGTGGGTAGAACACTGAAATGATCTGGGGCAAAGCAAAACTAGATTAAAGATTCAATTATTAACTATTCTATAGTAGGCAGACAGTAGCTCAGAAATGTCAGCATCATAGAATTTGAGGGCACATCAGAAATCATCTAGCCCTTCCCATTTTgctggaaactgaggcccagagaggttaagaaacttgtctaaggtcacagcaGTGGTgttagagccaggattcaaactctggtcatctgacttcaaattcagcactttCCTCTCCACAAAAACGCTTCTTGTGCAGAAATCTGACCTCTTATTTGTATTCACATGTAATAAATATGTACTGAGGGCAAATCATAAAATCCTTcaccccaagaaggctacaatctAATGGCGGAATTGAAAGAATAGGCCCTAATAGCCACAATACAAAGCGGAATGTGATAAATGAAGGAGGGGTAGAAAGAAAATACTAGGCAAACATCTGAGGAGGGAAAGTCTTTGGGGGGATTTGGGGGTGGTCTTGATCTTGGCTTACCCAGAGCCAGGGATAGCTTTCTTGGGATAACAGGACCGAAGTAAAGACATTACCCAGAAGATGGTGGATCTGTCTTGGGATGGAGAAAGGTTTCTGGGGAATTTGcacttgggtttttttgttgtttttattttctgttatttccccccccaaaacacccaTATCAAATCCCTAATAGTTCAAATAGGACGAAAGCTTCTTGGGGGCTAGGTTAGTTTCCTTGTTTGGTATGTTTTTAGTCCTTGGTTTCCACTTGCACACAGTTGCTCTCAATAACAGTCTGGAGTTGAGCTGGGTTAAGGCTTGGGGATATGTGTTGGAGGGTtggatgggaggagggaaagggagtaggagaaaaagaaagaagatgaaaaaagaggaagaaaaagaaaggcagagagaagaaaagtagaggggaaaaaggaaggaaggaggggaaaaaaaagcaggagtcagaacaaagaaaaagggggacagagggaggaggaagaagaagcgATCCTCCAGGAGCGAAGGGAGGACCGGCAGGACGCTCCCCGCCTTTCTCCCGACGCCCGCTTGCTCCTTACCCAGGACCCGCACGGTCTGCCGGTGGTCTTTGTCCCGGCCCGCGGCTGCCGGCCCCCGCAGCGGAGCCCCGCTCCTCCACAGCGCCCGCCCGATCAGTCCGtagaggacactgaggcacagcACGGGCACGAAGAAATAGGCGGTGGTCACCCACAGCATGACGCGCAGCACGCCCACATGCTCCCGGCTGGGCCGGCACTCCCGGCTGAAcatcgccgccgccgccgccgccgccgcctggGAGGGCGTCCCGGGGGAGGGCCGGGTAGCGCCCGAGGGCATGGAGGGAGGGCCGGCCGGCCAGGTGCCGTTGGCAGCTCCGTCGGGGGCCGGGTCCTGCTCGACGCCCACGAGGAAGAAGAAGGGGCCGGCGGAGAGCAGCGCCACGGCCCAGAGCGCAGCGCTGAGCGCCCGCACGCGGCGGCGGGTGACGAGCAGCCGGGCGCGCAGGGGGTAGCAGACGGCCAGGTAGCGCTCGGCGCTGAGCGCCGTGATGTGCAGCAGGCTGGCGTAGGTGCAGCCCTCGCTCAGGTAGAGCGACAGGCGGCACAGCAGCTGCCCGAAGACCCAGGGTCGGGAGCGCCACAGGCGGTACAGGTCGAAGGGGAGGCCGAGCAGGATGAGCAGGTCGGACACGGCCATGCTGCCCAGGTACAGGTTGGTGGTGGTCCGCATGTCCCGGGAGCGCCGGATCAGCAGCACGGTCATCACGTTGCCGCTCACCCCGACGGCGAACAAGCCCAGGCACACGGCCGTCACGGGCACCAGGGCCCCCAGCGGGAAGGGGGAGCAGCGGCTCTCGTCGCAGCGCGGCAGGGACCACTGCGGGCTCTCCGGGTCCGGGCCGTGGGCGCGGGCGCCGTCGCTGCTGCTGCCGTTCCAGGGGTCGCCCATGACCGCTGAAAGCCGGGGGCCGTTAGCGCACGCTGGAGGCACTTAGCATCTGCCCAGGGCCCTTATCCGCGAGCCAGTGTCCTCGCTTCTCGCCTCCTCGAGAAGCAGCTCGAGATTGGGGTGGAGTGACGGGCGAGGGCAGACGCTCTGGGCGCCCTCCCCGCCTCCCCCTGCTGCCCACTGCGCGCGCCCCCAGTGCCTGCTGCTGGACAGACCCTGGCACGCTCGGCCTCCATCTCCCTCCACCTGCCACGTGCAAAGGCAGGCGCTCTCGCTGCCTCTTGGGGAGGTTCTTGAACCTTAACGAAGTTAGCTCAGTGGGCGCAGGGAACCAGCAATGTCtgggggggaagaggaaaagagaccaACCGCAGCGCGGTGCGCTCAGTCTCTTCGACATAATCTCGTCAAAACAATATTAGCCTTGAGCTCACCTCCGTTTACGATGCAACTCAATGTTTGGGATGGGAGAAAGGAGCTTTGGACTGGGGGTCAGGACAGCTGGGATTCTGGTCCTGAGTCGCTCGGGTCTTAGCTGttgaatgaaggggttggactagaaagCCGAGTTACCTTTCAGCACTACTATGCTGTGGACCACACCAACCTTGTCTGCTCATTTAAAGTGAACAAAACCTAAACGTGATTTGTTAGATATGCAATATTCCTATCTatgtgttgttcagtcctgttgACTCTTCTCGTGCCGTCCaagggtttttcttggcaaagatactggagtggcttaccatttctttCCGCTGTAGATTAAGGCGAACacaggttaaaggacttgcccagggtcacacaactagtaaatgtctgaggccggatttggactcagatcttcccgactccagggcGGTGGCTCTGTCCGCTGAGTTACCTAACTGCctctgtgtacatatacatgtacaaataatacataattattttataatttgcaCAGTCAGAGCTCTGATTAACATTGAAAAACTGGATCTCTTCTCAAAAGACTCTTGGCTTTGTAATGTGCGTACTACCTATTGGTACGTGTGTACTgccttgaattatttttttaaatcaacgccttttatttttatataacatttatttcCATTCCCTGCCTTGTTGAATCTTCTCAAGATGATCACCACTACCGAATTCAGACACACCCACCAACACATTAGTTGGGTTTGACCCTATTTGCTCTACACAtctatcaatcaattaacaattaaCTTTACTAAGGGAAGTATCTCcgatgtgtcaggtactgtgaaaagtcctggggatacaaaacccAAAATGAGCCGGACCCTTAGTCGAAAAGTTTTTAATTCTCTATCATGTGagacaatatgtatgtatattcatatataaagaaaatacataaaagttAGTTTGGGGAGTGAGAGGGCACTAGCTGTTGGAGTCAGGAGAGGGgagttcaggaaaggcttccccCAGGAGTGGTGCTTGAgtgagttagaaagaaacaaaggagagagagagagagagagagagagagagagagagagagagagagagagagagagagagagagagagagagagagagaaaggaattttAAGAAACAGAGGTGAAGGGGAAGTGCATTGTAGGCATTGGGGACATGCCACCGAAAAGGTATAGAAGATGAAGTGTGGTGTGTGCAGACCAGCAGGAATATCAGTTTGGATGAACTGAAGAGAGGTCGATTCAGGtttaagagctttaaatgccaatcaGAGGAGTTGATACTTTTCCTACAGGTTATAAGAGAACCGTTGGAGTCTACTGAATAGGAGAGTGACCTATTAGTCAGACTGGTGCTTAAAGAAATCCTTTTGGCATCATCCTTATGGAGTATGGATTGGGGAGGagaaagactggaggcagggagaccaattaggaatggagtgctggatgtggagtcaagaaatcttgagttcagattctgcttcagacagctgtgtcaccttgggcaagtgacttaactgttgtctgcctcagtttcctcaactgtaaaataaggataataatagcacctacatcccagagtagtgaagatcaaatgagataatatttgtagaacacttagaatagttcctggcacatagtaggcatttaataaatgcttgtttccttcctattGCAATGATCCAGCAATCCTGGATTCTTATTACTCTTCACTGATTGCTTCTCTATCAATTCCTCACAGCAACTGTTCCAGATCTCTTTTCAAGTGACTTATGCTACTCCtaatgaatttattaagtgcttatcatgTGCCAAGCGTTGGGTAAAGTGCAAGTaaggaagacagtccctgcctgcaaggttaacattctaatgggggaataaCAACTTTTAAAGGGATGGTCGTGGCTGGAACCCCTCTTGAAATAGCAGTTGGAACAGTCGCCAACCAAGAGAGGGGCCTCAGGGTGATTTCTCCTGGGTGGCCAGGTAGTTGGTGAACCTGTCTCTTTATTTTTCAGTCCCTTTTAATCCATCAACTTCAGATCACCCCATCCTTGAAACACACTCATGTGACTGCCATTTCTTCTATCTCTTATcccttatctctttcctttcacaaccaaattaaaaaaaaaaagccatccaCAGTTGTTGCCTTCCCTTTCTCACATCCCAGTTGCTTCTCAGCCCCTTatagtctggcttctgacaccACTCAAGTTCTCTAACTTTGCCAAGGATCTCTTAACTGCTTCAGCCAGTAGTCCTTTATCAATTCTTATGCTTAATGTCTCTGCAGTATTTTATTCCATTGACCATTCTCTTTTTGGATACTCTCTTCTTCATGTTCTCCTACCCTGTTTGACCCTTTTTCTTAGTCTCTTGTGCTGAATCAGCATCCATGTCCACCTCTACTGTGTGTGGGTGTACAACAGGACTTTGTTCTGGGtcttctttatgttttcttttttgatgatcttatcagcttccatgggttcaatTGGAATGTCAAGATAGATGATTCCAAAATCTCCCTcagattccttttctctcttgaaCTCAGCTCACAATGAACTTCTCCTGTTAGGCATCTCCATCTGGATACCCCAAAGCCATTTCAAATTCAgtgtgtccaaaatggaactcattacctttcccttAAGTGTTTCCTTCATTGTCTTTTTTCTATTGAGAGCACTGCCATGTTTTCTAGGCACCAGGTATATGTCCTCATCAATCTTAGAAGCTGGCACCTTTGTTGAGAAAGGCTGATGGTTAAATGCTCCTAAAGGTAGCATGGTTCTAAGCATTTGAATTGTCACCATTGCTCCCTTATCTCCACCTTCAAAAGTTCCCATATATCCCCACATCTGATCTTGCCAGCCTCTGCATGCTCATCTTGTCACCCAGGATTCTGATAGGGCAAATGCAACTATTTCAAGAAGTCAATGTACTGGCAAGGAGACTAGGTCCTTGTGCCTAGTTGTTATATTCCTTCATGGAAGTCCTACTCCAGTACCTCATGAGGATGTGAAGGGACCCTGGGGTGCTGGAAGGTTTTGCCAGCACAGTGCAAGCTTTGGCAGATCTTATCAAACTGGACATTCTGATTATAGACCTGACAACTGGATGTGTTTTACCCGGAAGCAAAATTTAGCTAGCTGGTTTCATAACTCAGAGGGTTGAACACAGTGTGGTGAATTTCTAAggcagtcagtcaactagcatttattaaacacctaccatataCCAGGCagctgcagctaggtggtgcagggcagctaggtgataagTTGGAtagccaggaatcaggaagacctgagttcaaatctggactctaTGAATTTAAGTAACTTGATCAAAATCACACAGTCCAAGGTggaacttaaacccaggtcttcctggctctaatgCCAACTTTCTATCTAGGTTATCTCTTGAGCTCTGAACACTAGATATAATTCCCTGTTTACTGAGTTTAATATCTCTAGTAGGGATTCAGTTCTTGAGTAATCCTTTGGATAATTGCTAGAAAACTTGGTCTTCATGTTTTGTTAATGCCCCTTCACTCTATAGTATTGTCGTTTGGAAggtctctttcctcatttcaccTCATCTCATAATTCTAATTCCTCTAAGACTACCAGGTTTTTACATTTATCAGTAACTTTTCAATCTTATGGCATTAGGAAATACTTTCCGATAAAATGTGTATATAGAATGTGTGGAGAAAAGCAGATGGGTAGAGTCGGCATGAAAACATAGCAacacctaaataaataaatgaatgactatttttttcattcatttattctcatTCTTTTATATATAAATGGATAGCCCATCAAccaagtatttataaagtacccactgtgtgccaggcactgtgctggggatacaagtacaaagaatgaaactgcCTACttgcaaggagtttacatttgaaaAATTACTCTCAGCAAAAGACATCCTTTCTTTTGTACTCAGTGGATTTGAGATTTCATGGGCATACCTATTTCCATGGTATTCCTCCTTCACCTGAGGAGTTGGAAAGATGTAGATGTCTTCTTATCTGGTACACTTCTTGtccatatctttccataaatcctctaGAGGGGATCCATGATACATGGGAGGCcttctcattgttttttttctaggCAGATCAATTTCTATCCAAAGTTGATAAAACAATGGACCTGGAGCCATGAAGTTCAAATCTAAGCTGATCCTTACTAGCCATGAGACTCTGGACAAGACATTTAGCcagtatgcctcagtttcctaatactTATAATGGGgctagtaatagcacctatcttcctgggttgtgaggataaaaggagataatattagtaaagtactttgtaaatcctaAAATGCTGCATAAAAGGTAGCTAACGGCTATTATCAAATGTAACATTTGGGCTttgcatctctctccctccctttttctacctccttttctgatctgacccttttttttttttttaaattaagctttaatcaatgaacaaaaactgattttctcttctttacatttcttcactattgaaaaataaaaacaaaaaaccccttaTAACAATTATGCATAGTAGAGTAAAATATGTATCTTGGCTGTGTCCAAAAACTATGTTATCTCATTCTACACCCTGAGTTCATCATCTTTGTAACAGGAGTTAACAGTATACTGATACAGTATACATCCTCTTTTGTACTTTCATTATATCAGTTGTTCTCcaggttcttctcacttcactctgcatcagtttatacaagtcctccaaggtttctctgaaatcattctcttcatcatgtcttatggcacaacaatattccattccattaatataacataatttattcagaTATTCCAAGTTGATGGGcttccctttagtttccagttctttgttactacaaaaagaactgctttagTTTAATAGgatctttttgtcttctttgatctctttgggatatagacctagtcaTGTTATTACTGGGATATATGTAGCTTAGTCACTTtttggacatggttccaaattgctttccagaatggctgcacCAGTTCATAGCTTCACCTGTGCACCAATGTGCCTGTTTTTCCATAGTCCCTTCAACattggtcattttctttttttgttaattttaccATTGAGTGTGGGATGGAACTTCAGAATTatctaaatttatatttatttgggtTGTACTGCTTTCTTTGCTATCTACTCCCTtgataactattttttttctgtagcactttatttttttttaagtttatttatttttagttttcaacattcacttctataagattttgagttttaaattttctccacaatctgatacaggctacacatgtatataatattattaaacatatttccacattagttatgttgtaaagaagaattagaaccgaagggaaaaaccagaagaaagaagaaggaaaaaaaaaagagagaaaatagtatgcttcaatctgatttcagattccataattctttctctggaagtagataacttcatcagtcttttggaattgtcttagatccttgtattgctcagaagagttaagtctatcaaagctggtcatagcacaatgttgctgttactgtgtacagtgttctcctggttctgcttccctcactcagcatcaattcatgtaagtctttccaagtttttctgaagcccacctgctcatcatttcttatggaaaatagtattccattacattcatataccacaacttgttcaaccattccccaattgatgggtttcccctcaatttccaattcttggccatcacaaaaagagctgctataaatatttttgtacatatgggtccttttctcatttttatgatctctttgggatatagatcttgAATACACCTAGAATATACCTAGAaatgacattgctgggtcaaagggtatgtataattttatagccctttcgacataatttcaaattgctctccagaatggttgaatcaattcacaactccaacatATTAGCATTCCATTAATGACTATTTTTCATGCTTAACATGCACAGGTCTTCAATGGAATTGTGCTGTAGCCTACTTACATTTTCTGTGTgtcttttcattgtcttttggATCATCAGCAACTGTGACACTTATTTTTggaataacagaaaaagaaaaaaaatcctgaaatttaaaagaaatgccAGAATTGTTTTGAGAGATGAACCTTGAAATTCTGTTCCTTATACTTAAGGGTTCTTCAAGATATAATTTTCTAGAAGTTCAACAGAGAGGCAAATATTCTagtgaaatttgcatcattttccTTCTGATAACTTAAGCTATTGTGGTTTAGGTCTGCAGTGGGATGATCCATTTAAAATATGTCATCTACTGGAAGCCGTTTTGGTTTCTGTTCTGGGCTTTCATACTGAGTCTTAGACTGTAAAGGCTTAAAGCACCATCAAGTGTCCCTTTATACTCCACCCTTGTTCTTTCTTCAGTCTCCCTATTCTCTCACATACCCAAACATTTCGTCTTTGAgcagtttcttcctttttcttaaatTAGGGCTACtcactataacaatgtaaatgtaTTTGAGTGAAGTTCTATGAGTTTTAAAATAAGAAGCCTTGATCAATTTGTCCAGCTCATTTCAGTTCCTACATTTGGATTTATAAAAGTGGCAATTCTAGTTTTACTCCCTGATTTTTTTTACCATGAATGTGACCTTCTGGTGGAATGGATTATTATACTAGATTCACTTTAGATTGACCTTTTGTTCCCCTTGCCACAGGAAGAAAAAGCATTGATTGTATTACCACttccaaatgaaaagaaattgcattatatattatgtaattagGCATTATTTTAGATACCCTTTTAAGAACTGGGGTATAGTAAAGGCATGTTTTCTTCCTTGTCAAGTAAATGATAAGAATATCTTAAAGATAAATTTGTGATGATACATGCATAGCTGTTCTAATATAACTTTggtttttatagtattttaatggaaaaattatttttagtaaaataatagtatttccatgtaaatatttttgtctggTGTATCAACTATACAGCTAGTTTTAAGATCCTAAAATACATAACCCCAAGTTATTTGGCTAATAATGTTTTGTGGTGATTTTGATTAAATATAAATGTTACTAAATTACTTCATGATTAGTctaaattgtaaaatattttgttcttgttATCTCTTCAGTCTCAGTCTCACACTTTCCAGAAACTATAAAATAGAAACATGTTGATTAtgtaaaaattgtatttttacatTAATCTTTTCATAGCTCAAATCCTTTCTTGTTATAGTTTAGTTATACCCCTGTCCATGTATCAGGTTTATTTTGAACTTTTATTTCTAGTCAAATATTGGTTGATCAAGTGGAAAtaaaatctcttatttttatgatggggaggggaagacctcTCTATAATGAGTGATTATACAGTAATTCAGCATCCAtgctagaggagaaaaaaaagagacaaaccTTCAAGAGACTTATATGTAAAAATGAGATTGATTAATGGATGTTTTGTATAGAATACCAAGCCCTCAGAAGGCTGGAGACAGAAGAGAGTTGCTACCATGCTCCAGATTTGTGTCCAAGTTGGGGTGGTGATATGTCAGCTTTCCCCATTTGCACAGGAAAAAGTCCTATCTCTGATGTGTGTTAGGTATGCTCTCTTGCTTCCAGGGGACTTGAGAGTAGTTAATGCCAGggaattagaatatgagctccttggaaatagggattgtcttgcttttctatttgtataccGCTGCTTTACAATCAATCGACAAGCATTATATTAAACACCTTGTATAACCTTTACCAGGATTACAAGGGCAGAGAATGAAACTACTCACAAAGGAATCTCTGACAGAGGGTGTGCTACATTCTACAGGGAGTGCTCAAtacatgatttttcattcattcattccctggTGTCATTATCTCCTCACTCACTCCACACATGTCCAGCCACTTGTCAGATCTTATTTCTAGCTCTGCAGTATCTCACAGAAGCCtccattctctccactcacacagctgccACCCTAGTGCAGGCCTTTTATCACATCTCTTTTACCTGGACTATTTTAACAGTCTCCTggctggtcttcctgcctcaagatTTTCCCCATGCCAATCCATATTCCCCCTtgtgccaaaatgattttccagaagtgcaggtctgaccatgtcatggCCCCATTTGAGAAAGGATCAGATCCGAACCCCTTTGACACTGAAAGCCTTTCATGATCTGCCTCATCCTATTTTTTGTGTCCTTGCCCCTCTCCATGACTCTGGGGTCCAGCCACACTGGCTTCCTCATTGTTCCTCTGATGAACTGCCCATTTCTCCTCAAAGCCGACCTCTTTACCTTTGTACTGTTTTGATCCTGTCTTCCGAAACAGAGTGCTCCCAATcatgcatttattttttgttctgaCGGCCCTGTCCGGGTCACCTGCTACTGCCCCAAGTTCTCACTGTTTTTAAAAGCTCTGTTTTAATATTCCACTGTCTGTTGAGCTATCCTGTCTCTTTAAAACTGCTCCACTCACTTCTCTTAACCCTTTGCAATGTCTTCTGATCTCATTAATCAACTAGAACTGCCCTCTCCAGTGTTATTAACCTGCCAAATTGGAAGGCCTTTTCTCATTCTCGTCCTCTCTACGGGATTCGACCCTGGTCACTATCATTTCCTCCTAGATTCTTGCTCTTTTCTGAGACTTCCCAGCACTACTCTCTTGGTTCCTCTCCTGTCTGATCGCTCCTtattcaattttttccccatagCACAACCCTGTCCTgggccctttctctctctctctattcatTAGCTCCTGTGACTTAAATGATCAACATCGATGTATCTAGCCTTAATCTCTGGGACTGGCCCATAGTAAATCTTCTCCTTAGCTCCAGTTGGGCATCTTAGACATTTCAGACTTGatgttaggcagctaggtggtgcagcagatggAGCACTACACTTGGTACTGACAAAGATACGAATAAGAATCCTGCCCCAGGTACTTACTAATTATTTGACCCTGGGGaaagaaatcacttaaccctcttgcagcctcagtttcctcatctgtaaaatgcgggaagatagtaacacctacctcccaggggaaTTGAAAGGACCAGATgagagtatatatgtacatgctttGCAGATTTTGAAGTGCCATattaaatgctagctgctattacCTCCTACAAGCCTCTGAACTCAGCATGTCCAGAAGATCACTCACTGTCTTCTCCCCCAAACCATTCTCCCTTCTGAGCTTCTGTTCCTGTTGAAGGCTCCCAATCCTCCCAGTCCCCAGGCCCACACATTTTGTGAAATCTGACTTCTCACTCACCCCACctgtccaatctgttgccaaatcttctAAATATGTCCAACATCTCACAGATTcacctatttctctctttttcatgcCCTCATCACCTAGACTATTAGGACTCCTCTCCAATCCTCCACTGAGGAATGTGACTTTTTTAGGGTAGGTTCAGTGGCCAATGTGACTTTCTTGATGTAGGTTCAGTTATGCCCACCTCATGCTGTCTCCACTCTAGCTAAcatccccatctccctcccccagcctccAGCAGTGCTTCGGGCTCTGATAAGCTTTTGCCTTAA
Proteins encoded:
- the MLNR gene encoding motilin receptor, with product MGDPWNGSSSDGARAHGPDPESPQWSLPRCDESRCSPFPLGALVPVTAVCLGLFAVGVSGNVMTVLLIRRSRDMRTTTNLYLGSMAVSDLLILLGLPFDLYRLWRSRPWVFGQLLCRLSLYLSEGCTYASLLHITALSAERYLAVCYPLRARLLVTRRRVRALSAALWAVALLSAGPFFFLVGVEQDPAPDGAANGTWPAGPPSMPSGATRPSPGTPSQAAAAAAAAMFSRECRPSREHVGVLRVMLWVTTAYFFVPVLCLSVLYGLIGRALWRSGAPLRGPAAAGRDKDHRQTVRVLVVVVLAFIVCWLPFHVGRIIYINAKDSRTMYFSQYFNIVALQLFYLSASINPILYNLISKKYRAAAYKLLLSRQSGRKASGTRDVGGETGEETGTETAGYTETSASIKRKSPVVQSPERPRMTSSLSIEM